A genomic stretch from Limanda limanda chromosome 11, fLimLim1.1, whole genome shotgun sequence includes:
- the znrf2b gene encoding E3 ubiquitin-protein ligase znrf2, which yields MGAKQSGPPAGPAANGRTRAYSGSDLPSSTSSSGGSNASRSAAGGARYHGAPGATSGTGHHIGARARTRTAGGSGGSGTRSGINIPNSRGAYSSPESEGSSPEEAADTEHPGREHHGPRLLIGSLPAHLSPNLFGGFKCPVCSKFVSSEEMDLHLVLCLTKPRVTYNEDILTKDAGECAICLDELVQGDTIARLPCLCIYHKGCIDEWFKVNRSCPEHPSD from the exons ATGGGGGCAAAGCAGAGCGGCCCCCCCGCTGGGCCGGCTGCGAACGGCCGAACCAGAGCCTACTCCGGCTCGGACCTGCCCTCCAGCACCTccagcagcggcggcagcaACGCGAGCAGGTCTGCCGCCGGGGGAGCGAGGTACCACGGAGCCCCGGGAGCCACGTCCGGCACTGGCCACCACATCGGGGCCAGGGCCAGGACCAGGACCGCAGGGGGCTCCGGGGGCTCCGGGACCAGGTCCGGGATCAACATCCCCAACAGCAGAGGGGCGTACAGCTCCCCGGAGTCCGAGGGCAGCAGCCCGGAGGAGGCAGCGGACACGGAGCACCCCGGCAGAGAGCACCACGGTCCCCGGCTGCTGATCGGGTCGCTACCGGCTCACCTCTCGCCCAACCTGTTTGGAG GCTTCAAGTGCCCTGTGTGCTCCAAGTTCGTGTCCTCGGAGGAGATGGATCTCCACCTGGTTTTGTGTTTAACCAAACCCAGAGTGACGTACAACG AGGACATCCTCACCAAGGATGCAGGAGAATGTGCGATCTGCCTGGATGAGCTGGTGCAGGGAGACACCATCGCTCGCCTGCCCTGCCTCTGCATCTACCACAAAGG ATGTATCGACGAGTGGTTTAAAGTGAACAGATCGTGTCCGGAGCATCCGTCCGATTGa
- the nod1 gene encoding nucleotide-binding oligomerization domain-containing protein 1 translates to MDQREEASCLSILTLHRELLVSRLRSLQCILDNLLACGFLCEEDVEIVQRTVTKTDQVRKILELVQCKGEEACEYLIFIIYKVCDAYIDLMPWLEEINFKPSNDVKLMSVVNTDPISRYSAKLRQEMSRDTCFIMSYGQQDDTRLEELYTDSLMELLKDSNESLGFVESLDQLLGDHGISNPQGEIIYMIGDAGVGKSILLQKLQNLWSKKQLQTDAIFFFKFRCRMFSIFKETEQISLRDLLFKYNCHPDLDPDNEVFDYILRFPEKVIFTFDGYDEIQENLDLMNVPEVVSPDDKAHPLQLLISLLSGKLLKNSQKMLTARTGIELQSRVIRKKVVLRGFSPTHMKSYINLHFKEQEHRKLVSDQLDASPHLCGLCSTPLFCWILFKSFSHLHTMHDSFHMPDSCITLTDIFLLLSEVFFSRSTSTAPGLLKKSSRCASETFKLGLRPLAAFAKLALQGMERGSFICNRDEISACGLREEDLPLGFLRPVSDCEGSGSPANFEFLHITLQSFLAAFALLLDEQAAADSILKFFTECSRKREPSCLLFNLCITGSSKHSQKKPFATNEHLQFTNLFLCGLLSKAHTGLMEHLVTPGLLKKKQAVLKSYLSNGVKSHLRGLPYYSGEEGKKIHVMPNFLWMLRCIFETGSKDIAQLTAKGIKAEIIKLGYCNVYSGDCTALNFVLQHRQRLLGVDMDNNNIGDYGVKQLGPSFCKMTIVRLCVNHLSDSSMEVLAEELCKHKVVKVLGLYKNHITDIGAKLVAKIIEECPKLRVVKIGENKITSVGGRYLAGAIQKSSSIFDVGMWGNSIGDEGAAAFAEALRHHPNLTNLSLSANGITSEGGKLLTEALKDNSVLRIFWLTQNELTDDAAPHFAELVKANTGLTNLWLVSNQFTVNGIKILTESLAHNSALVEIVVKGNQVSAEEEEQFKAEKRLHFH, encoded by the exons ATggatcagagagaagaagccAGCTGCCTGAGCATCCTCACCTTACACAGAGAGCTGCTGGTGTCCAGGCTGAGGAGCCTCCAGTGCATCCTGGACAACCTGCTGGCTTGTGGCTTCCTCTGTGAAGAAGATGTTGAGATCGTACAACGAACTGTCACCAAGACGGATCAG gTGCGGAAAATCTTGGAGCTAGTCCAGTGCAAAGGGGAGGAGGCCTGTGAATACCTTATTTTCATCATATACAAAGTGTGTGACGCATACATAGACCTGATGCCATGGCTGGAAGAGATCAACTTCAAACCGAGCAATGACGTAAAGCTGATGAGTGTGGTGAATACAGATCCCA TCAGCAGGTATAGCGCAAAGTTGAGGCAGGAAATGAGCCGGGACACCTGCTTCATCATGTCATACGGCCAGCAGGACGACACCCGTCTGGAGGAGCTCTACACTGACTCTCTGATGGAACTGTTGAAAGACAGCAATGAAAGTCTGGGCTTCGTGGAGAGTCTGGACCAGCTCCTCGGAGACCACGGCATCTCTAATCCTCAAGGTGAAATCATCTATATGATCGGGGACGCTGGAGTGGGAAAATCCATCCTCCTTCAGAAGCTCCAGAACCTCTGGTCCAAGAAACAGCTGCAGACAGACGCCATCTTCTTCTTTAAGTTCCGCTGTAGGATGTTCAGCATTTTTAAGGAAACCGAACAGATCTCCCTCAGAGACCTTTTGTTCAAATACAACTGTCATCCAGATCTGGATCCAGATAACGAGGTGTTTGACTACATCCTGCGCTTCCctgaaaaggttatttttacatttgatgGCTACGATGAGATTCAGGAGAATCTGGACCTGATGAATGTCCCTGAAGTGGTGTCGCCAGACGACAAGGCACATCCCCTCCAGCTGCTGATCAGCCTGCTCTCCGGGAAACTGCTCAAGAACTCCCAGAAGATGCTGACGGCTCGGACAGGGATTGAGCTCCAGAGCAGGGTGATCAGAAAGAAGGTGGTTCTGCGGGGGTTCTCTCCAACTCATATGAAGTCCTACATTAATTTGCACTTTAAGGAGCAGGAACACAGAAAGCTGGTGTCAGATCAGCTGGATGCTAGCCCCCACCTCTGTGGCCTGTGCTCCACTCCGCTCTTCTGCTGGATTCTATTCAAGAGCTTTAGCCACCTGCACACCATGCATGATAGCTTTCATATGCCTGACTCCTGCATCACACTCACCGAcatctttcttctgctgtccGAGGTGTTCTTCAGCCGCTCGACTTCAACCGCTCCAGGTCTGCTGAAGAAAAGCAGCCGGTGTGCCTCAGAGACATTCAAATTAGGGCTTAGGCCCCTTGCGGCATTTGCCAAGCTGGCACTTCAGGGTATGGAGAGAGGCAGTTTCATTTGTAACCGAGATGAGATCTCTGCGTGCGGTCTCAGAGAGGAGGACCTGCCCCTGGGCTTTCTCCGACCTGTCAGTGACTGTGAAGGCAGCGGAAGCCCTGCTAACTTTGAATTCCTCCACATCACCCTCCAGTCTTTCTTGGCGGCATTTGCGCTTTTGTTGGACGAGCAGGCGGCTGCAGATTCCATTCTCAAGTTCTTCACAGAGTGCAGCAGGAAAAGGGAGCCGTCCTGTCTGCTGTTTAACTTATGTATCACCGGCTCCTCCAAACACAGCCAAAAGAAACCATTTGCAACCAATGAGCACCTTCAGTTCACAAATCTCTTCTTGTGTGGACTGCTCTCTAAAGCTCACACGGGCCTGATGGAGCATCTGGTGACTCCTGGGCTACTCAAGAAAAAACAGGCCGTGCTAAAATCGTACCTGTCAAATGGTGTTAAGTCCCACCTCCGTGGTTTACCCTATTACAGTGGCGAGGAAGGCAAGAAGATCCATGTTATGCCCAACTTCCTGTGGATGCTGAGGTGCATCTTTGAGACGGGGAGCAAAGACATCGCTCAACTGACAGCGAAAGGCATCAAAGCGGAAATTATCAAGCTGGGCTACTGCAACGTCTACTCGGGGGACTGCACCGCCCTCAACTTCGTGCTGCAACACCGTCAGAGGCTCCTGGGCGTCGACATGGATAACAACAACATCGGGGACTATGGGGTGAAGCAGCTGGGTCCCTCGTTCTGTAAGATGACAATAGTGAG GTTGTGCGTCAATCACCTGTCAGACAGCAGCATGGAGGTGCTTGCAGAGGAGCTGTGTAAGCACAAGGTTGTGAAGGTCTTGGG actttacaaaaatcacatcacagACATTGGAGCCAAGCTGGTTGCTAAGATAATTGAGGAATGTCCAAAGTTGCGAGTTGTCAA GATCGGTGAAAACAAGATCACTAGTGTTGGTGGGAGATATCTGGCCGGTGCAATTCAGAAGAGCTCTTCAATATTTGATGTTGG AATGTGGGGGAACAGCATCGGAGATGAAGGGGCTGCAGCGTTCGCAGAAGCTTTGAGGCACCACCCGAATCTGACCAACCTCAG TCTCTCAGCTAATGGCATCACATCAGAAGGTGGGAAGCTTCTGACGGAGGCTCTGAAAGACAACAGCGTCCTCAGGATATTCTG gttgaCGCAGAACGAGTTGACTGACGATGCAGCGCCGCACTTTGCTGAGTTGGTTAAAGCGAACACAGGTTTAACAAACCTCTG gttggTCAGCAACCAGTTCACTGTGAATGGGATCAAAATCCTCACCGAGTCCCTGGCTCACAACTCGGCGCTCGTTGAGATAGT TGTGAAAGGAAACCAggtctctgcagaggaagaggaacagttTAAAGCGGAGAAGAGGCTGCACTTCCACTGA